The Oscillospiraceae bacterium genome contains the following window.
CGCGGCGCAGCCCCAGCAGGCTTTCGCAGCCGCGTAAAAGATCCTGCTTGCGGGCCAGATAGCTCTGCTCCCGCAGGGCCGGGCTGTAGACCGTCACCCCCACATTGGCGGGGTCGTCCGGCAGGCCGACAAACAAATCATCGCGCAGCGCGCGCCGCCCCTGTGCATCAGGCCGGAGCAGGTCCTCCGACGCAAACACTCGTGAGGCACCGTTCGCAAACTCGGTGTTCAGCTGCTCCTCGCAGCGGGCCAGCGCGTGCAGCAGCCCCGCCGCCGGGGCGTAGATGCTCACGGCATCGGTGCTGCCGTCCACGCAGTTCATCAGCGGCATCCGCAGCACGGCCAGCCCCACACCCTGCACGCCGGGCAGCACCAGCTGCGGCACCAGCGCCGCACAGGCGGGCAGGGTGCTCAGCGGCACGCACCGCCCCAGCACCTGCCCGTTCAGCTCAAACAGCCGTGTCTCGATGGTCAGCCCCTCGGCACCGGCCGTGCGGCGCTCCAGCAGGGCATACTGCCGCCCGTCACAGCTGTGGCGCTCCATCGTGCCGACCGCCAGCAGCCGGCCGTGTGCATCCCGCGCCAGCGGCACATAGCAGTCGCGGCGGATGGCCGTAAAGTCAAACCCGCCGTCCGCCGGCACCGGCTTGAGCAGACATTCCCCGCCGACCAGCGCGTACTGCATGGCGGTGCGCGCCGCCGCGTTCAGGGCTTCCAGACTGCGCTGCACGGCCTCCGGCGCAGCGGGCGGCAGCCGGGTCTCATATTCAGCAAACACGGTGCGGCAGAGCTTGCCCACGATGAGCGCCGCCAGCCGCGGGGCCGCATCCTCGCCGGGGCGCGGCGCGCCGTAGTACAAATCCAGCCACTCCCGCAGCGCGGCCCGCATTTTTGCTGAGGTCACATCGCTTTTTCCAAAAGCCTGTTCCAGATAAGTTTGTATAGTCCGTTCCTCCTTTCTTAAAGCCTTCCCCCTGCGGGGGAAGGTGGCGCCGCAGCGCCGGATGAGGGGCAGCGTTTCCGGCGCATCCCATAAACGGGCAATCCCGGCAGCTTCGCCCCTCATCAGTCAGCGGTCGGAGCCGCTGACAGCTTCCCCCAAAGGGGAAGCCGCGCTACCTCAATTTCCTCTCCTTCTCCACACCCCTTCCAGCGCGTAGCGCACCGCATCAATGTGGTGGTTGTTCACATCGGGGTAGCCGGGCAGCACCTCGCCGGTGCGGGGGTCGCGCGCATACTCATACTCGCTGAACTCGGCCGCCGTGTCCGGGCAGCGCGCCGGGTCGATGACGATGGCCGCCAGCCCCTGCAGCCACTTCATGCTCTGCCGCACGCTGCCGGGGCCCTTTTGCGCCGCACGGCAGGGCAGCCCGGCGGCGCGGTAGTCGGCGCAGGATTTCGGCTCGGCGGCGTCCGCCGTAAGCGGGCCGCTGTCGGGGTCGGTCAGGCCGCGCTCTGCCAGCAGCCGGGCCGTCTCGCGGTTGGGGGTTCGTCGGCGGGTCAGCTCGTCATAGATGATCAGCGTGCGCCGCGCCGCATCATAGCACACCGCATTGTAGGCCCATGGGTCGGGGTACCAGCCCCAGTCAACGCCGTGGTAGACCCGGTCGCAGCGGTCCAGCTCGTCCTGCGCAAGGGTGCGCAGCTGCAAATTGTCAAACACCGCTGCGCCGCTGCCCACCACCTCGCCGCCGTACTCATGCCGGTATGCCGCCGGGTTTGTCCGCTCAAGATGCGCTGCATCCTCCCAGAACCGCTCCCCCAGCAGCCCGCGGGGCAGGTCGCGGTAGGTCGAGTGGTGTACCAGCTTGCCGGGGCGCTGCTCCAGCGCGTAGCGGTTGACCCAGCTGCGCGCCATAGCCGGCGGGTTGAAGCTTTTCAGCGTCAGCGCCCAGCTGCCGCCGCGCAGCACCGTCTGCTCGACATTGCGCACCTCCTCGGGGCCGTCAAACTGGTCAAGCTCCTCAAACCAGCAGACCCCCACCGAGCCGAACGGCAGCTTCAGGCTTTTCAGTTTGCCCGGGTCGTCCAGCCCGAAGAACAAAATTTTCTGCCCGGTCGGCAGGTAGGTACATTCCATCGGGCTGACCGTGCAGCGGAAGTACCCCGCGCAGCCCAGCTCCCCGATGGCCCATACGATCTGGTTGTACACACTGTTGCGCAGTGTGCCGCCCACCTTGCGCAGCACCACGGCATGGCAGTCCGGGCGGCGCAGCATCTGCCACACAAGCTCGATGGACAGATAGCTGGACTTGCCCGACCCGCGCCCGCCCTTGGCCACGACCTCGCTGATGCCGCCGCTGCGTATCGCGGTATGCACCGGCCAGAAAACGCCCGGTATCTTTTCCTTCAATCTCACCCGCATCGGTCTGCCGCCAGCTCCTCTCTCTCATTCGTCCACGATGACGACCCCCTCCTCCCTTGCGCCGTCCCCCAGCCCCAGATGCTTGTAGAGCATCTCGAGTGCGCGCAGCTTATCGGCCACCTTGACCGGCGGGCCGCCCTCCTCCCCCGGGACGGCGAAGGCGATCTCGGCCAGCTCGCCCAGCACATGGTCCGCGTTAATTTCGCACAATGACATTCCTCCCTTCGGGCATGAAAAAACTCGCGGGCGACTTACCTGTCTCCCACGAGTTTCGATGCTACCATATTACCACTATTGGTTGTGAAATACAATGAAATCCCGTGAAGTCTCTGCGAAATTTCGGGAAATGTTTTTCACGCCTCCTTTTCCGGCTCCATCCGCTCAACCGCCGCGCGGTGCAGCTGGTAGACCCGGCGCTGCACCACGCCCATCGCATCGGCGATCTCTGCAAAGCTTTGCCCCATGAGGTAGCGCCGCTGCAGC
Protein-coding sequences here:
- a CDS encoding PBSX family phage terminase large subunit, with protein sequence MRLKEKIPGVFWPVHTAIRSGGISEVVAKGGRGSGKSSYLSIELVWQMLRRPDCHAVVLRKVGGTLRNSVYNQIVWAIGELGCAGYFRCTVSPMECTYLPTGQKILFFGLDDPGKLKSLKLPFGSVGVCWFEELDQFDGPEEVRNVEQTVLRGGSWALTLKSFNPPAMARSWVNRYALEQRPGKLVHHSTYRDLPRGLLGERFWEDAAHLERTNPAAYRHEYGGEVVGSGAAVFDNLQLRTLAQDELDRCDRVYHGVDWGWYPDPWAYNAVCYDAARRTLIIYDELTRRRTPNRETARLLAERGLTDPDSGPLTADAAEPKSCADYRAAGLPCRAAQKGPGSVRQSMKWLQGLAAIVIDPARCPDTAAEFSEYEYARDPRTGEVLPGYPDVNNHHIDAVRYALEGVWRRRGN
- a CDS encoding terminase small subunit, which gives rise to MCEINADHVLGELAEIAFAVPGEEGGPPVKVADKLRALEMLYKHLGLGDGAREEGVVIVDE